AGGGGAACAACACATGAAGTGTATGTAATTATGGGTGCACTCTTTTCTGCATGCCTTTTCCTTGGAGTAAACAATGCATCTTCTGTACAACCTGTTGTTTCAATAGAAAGGACAGTGTTTTATAGGGAGAAAGCAGCTGGAATGTACTCTCCAATCTCATATGCAATGGCTCAGGTAGGTGCCATTTTACCAGGAACCATTTTCAAGGCtatatttcattttcagatTGCATATTTCACGTTTACTTTATCTTATTAACAGGGATTGGTGGAGATCCCTTACGTTGCTGTTCAGACAATAGTATTTGGTGTAATCACATACTACATGGTCAATTTTGAAAGGGATGCTGGTAAGATCTCATCCACCTTTACATCATAGAAAGAAGGACTTCTCATTCTAGCTCCATTAGTCATAACTCATTTAGTTTTACAAGATAGTAGTTGAAGATGTTCAACATGAATAAAATCTGTGGTCCCAGCTGCCAAATGATGAAAAATTTTCTGcctacatatttatattttctcatGTTGGATTCCTAAATTTGCCCTCAGACAAACCCTAACACAAGACTATGGCTTTTGTTCTCGAATGCAGGAAAGTTTTTGCTCTATCTTGTGTTCTTGTTCCTTACATTCATGTACTTCACCTTCTACGGTATGATGGCTGTTGGAATTACACCTACCCAACACTTTGCAGCAGTTATTTCTTCTGCATTTTACTCTCTATGGAATCTTGTATCCGGGTTTCTTATTCCAAAATCTGTGAGTAAAACAGCCTATAACTTTGTACATTAGATGTATCTAATATTGTTTTTGTCTTGGCCTAATATGAACGAATCTTGCAATGTTCCAGCATATTCCTGTATGGTGGATTTGGTTCCATTATCTCTGCCCAGTTTCATGGACACTTCGTGGCATTATCACATCTCAGCTTGGCGATGTGGCAGAAATGATTCAGGGTCCGGGATTCCAAGGAACTGTCAAAGAGTATATTTCTGTTACTCTTGGATATGACCAAACCATTAATGGAATGTCATCAGTGTTGCTGTCAGTCATTGTGCTTATTTGCTTCAACATCCTCTTCTTTGGTTCCTTTGCCGTGTCAGTTAAAGTCTTGAACTTCCAAAAGAGGTGATTCAAGAATTTAGAGTTCAAGATCAGAGAAGACATTTCTAAACATCCATGATTGATGACTTTTACATTATTGGAAAATCTTCAAATAAAGTCATCATGAACTAAAACACATGGAATTATGGACTAAGGGAGCCTCACATGCAGTTCAGTCTATTATGGTGATCAAATCGTGCCATCTACCCTTTTCTTGTTTAGCTTGGTTCCTTTCTAAAATCAACTCTTGTAGAAGCTCCAATTTCTGTTCTTATTCTACCAATTTTCTATCCTTGTAAGCCAGCTATTAGGAAGAGTTTTCATTACTAATGAATGCCAAACCTTTTCTGAAGGTAATCTTACCTGATTATCTTTTAAACTTCAGCTATGTACATGAAATTATTAGTTATAAATATACATCATGTTGagctgagttttttttttcttttactgtcAATTTATTACTGCATAATATAGTCAGAAAAAGACTAATATATGATATAAGAGTGTTCacctaaattatataaatattcataatacAAAATCAGAATATGTGCAATGTTTAATTGATATATCCAAGAGATATCAAGGACTCTTAATAAAACACATGGTTGATGGCCTTCTATCACTATCAtaaggaaaaaggaaagaatgaaaattttggGGAAGAATCAGTCTTCGCCATTACTTTAATAGCTAAAATGAACAGTGCACTACAAAGAAGAAAGCAGGGTGTTATAGtccttaattgaaaaaataaagaggGCATTTCGATCAAATCCATTGCAATATTAGCTACTACttgaaacattaattattataactttacacttctcttcaaaaattaaaattacatttctaGATTCGAAGAATATAACTATTCATTAATATCCTCGACTCCTGACTATTGAGATACATCATAGGAGCATTTGGTTTATGATGAAATTTATATGTCAGTAGTCTATGTTTGGTGTTAATGGCCTCTGGCCTTTGACTTGGAAGCTAATCTTCTCATAGTATTCTCTTATAGATATCTTCCTTGTCACTACATGTAAAGCATCTCTTGCTCTCTACCTCTCATGATTCACTTCCAGGCTATTGTTCATTGGCTCACCTTCCAGGGCTTCACCCGATCATGCCCGGGCCTTTGACTTGGAAGCTAATCTTCTCATAGTATTCTCTTATAGAAATCTTCCTTGTCACTACATGTAAAGCATCTCTTATAGATATCTTCCTtgtcacacacacacataagtCTCCACATTGATAAGATATTGTTCGCTTTGGGCTAAGCTCTCACGAATTTGCTTTTGATACCACTCCAAAAGGTCTCTTATTAATGGaagtatcttatgtgtatataaaNCcatgtccatctcttatttttctgatgtgggactttgtttgtatccaaTCATTTTTATACTTGTGATGTTTagagaaatatttatatgaaaaactNNNNNNNNNNNNNNNNNNNNNNNNNNNNNNNNNNNNNNNNNNNNNNNNNNNNNNNNNNNNNNNNNNNNNNNNNNNNNNNNNNNNNNNNNNNNNNNNNNNNNNNNNNNNNNNNNNNNNNNNNNNNNNNNNNNNNNNNNNNNNNNNNNNNNNNNNNNNNNNNNNNNNNNNNNNNNNNNNNNNNNNNNNNNNNNNNNNNNNNNNNNNNNNNNNNNNNNNNNNNNNNNNNNNNNNNNNNNNNNNNNNNNNNNNNNNNNNNNNNNNNNNNNNNNNNNNNNNNNNNNNNNNNNNNNNNNNNNNNNNNNNNNNNNNNNNNNNNNNNNNNNNNNNNNNNNNNNNNNNNNNNNNNNNNNNNNNNNNNNNNNNNNNNNNNNNNNNNNNNNNNNNNNNNNNNNNNNNNNNNNNNNNNNNNNNNNNNNNNNNNNNNNNNNNNNNNTTTTGATGATGTAAAATCAAatgttatagaaaaaaaaaactttttcatttaaCTACTCTTAAAACTAAGACACTAAATTAATCTTACATTGTGAAACAGTTTCAcacctttttatcttttttttttccttaaaatattaattaaatgtttttttttaacaaagccTAAATACACGATTTTGCAGTTAATACTTATAAAACATTACGAAGATTAACAgacaaataatcaaatattgaaGATAACATAATCTCAAATATGAGCAGAAGAAAGAACTCATAAGAGAACTGCCTGAACATTTAATAAACTGATGTGAGagcttatattaaaattttctttgattacATAGACTAGAACCAAAGATAGAATTAGTTATTGTCAAAGGATGAAGACAAAGCAACACCTCCACCTGTATCCATACATAAGTGACACAAAAGGACATTGATGtagaaaataagttatatacattattaaattGGATGCTTCCATCTGTATATAAACTAGTAAACTATGCAGCAATAAAGGGTCTGGTCAACCAGCACATGCAAAGCAAACCCTGCCACTAAACTCCATATTCTGGTGTTCCATAAATTTCTGCTACCAAAAACTTCAAAGTTGAAGTCAAAGCCACCAAGAAGCCTAGGGAATCAGCTTCTCATCTCTCATGAAATCAATCCAATACATTATTGAATTCAATGTCTTATACCGTTCACCAAAACCAAGTCCATCAACTTTGTCTCGGCTCCCCAAGAGTTTGAAAGGTAAACGAAACAAGGCATCTAAAAACTCCCAGTTGGCCATATTTTCCACAGTTGTATGAACCAACCCGTTTTCTTCCACAATCTCTTCCCAAACGTTCTGCTTCCCAACCATGGCTTTTGAAAACCAAAAGTTTTCCACAAGCATGTCTTGCGGAACCTGCACTCCCAATTTCTTCCCAACAATTGGCCAAACCTCTTTCCAAGTGAAAGTTGGACCATTGATTGAGTTGAAGGCTTGGCCATTGCTGGAAATTATGTCACTGTTTGTTGCTGCCCAAATGTGCTGATCAGCTACAAGCCTAGCATCTGATCCATCAATATAAGCCTCCTCCCAGCATTTTCTTGTCCCCCCAAACACAAAAGGTAGCCTTAAATGTTTACAAATAGCCCCATAAACACACAAGCTCCCCATGAAGTTATAAGTTGATCTGACAGAACTACCCAACAATAAACCAGGCCTATGCACAGACCAACACACCTTACCACTGAGTTTCTCAATGAGCAAATCTTCCAGGGCATAGTAGAAATTAAGGGATCTGCTCATTCTGGGAAACTCTTCATGGTAGCAGTAACAATGGAGCTTCTCTTCATCAAAGGGGGGATGCAGTGACACATAGTGCTTAGTTCCTGTCTGAAGGGAAACATGCTTTAGACTCTTGGCTATTGAGAGCATAGAGTTCAAAGCATTGGACATCATAGCCTTGTTCTGGTCCCAACTTTCCTGAGTCTCTAATTGGAACTGGCTAGCCCATGTGACCCAGAACACATGAGTCACATCTTGTAAAGCAGACAGCTTCTTCTGGGTCTCCAAAGGGTTGAGCAAATTGCAAGAGATGAAATGGTAACGAGGGCTTATAAGGGTTGGTGGTGTTTCAGGCTTTCTAGCTATACCATAAACCTTCCAAGAAGGTTCCAAGAGTAGCAACCTCCTAGCCAACTCTCTCCCAACAAGTCCAGTGACCCCAAAGATGATAGCAACATGGTTTGTCTCCTCTGTGGTTGCCATTGCCATATGGGGGACTCTAGATGCTGACCCTTCTTCCCAAACTGAAACCATTTTATACTAATGAATGTGGTGCCTCATTTTGTGTATTTGGAACTTGGGTTGCAATAATGTGGATTTCTAACTGCCCTAACACCCATCAACTTGTTTATATTGCTCTTCTTTTGAGGAGTGTTTCTGGGCTGGCATAGTTGTGACTTGTAAGGTAGAGAGGTTTGAGTTTAAAATTCCAAGTAAGATAGATGCTGGTTGTTGCCAAGATAAGAGACATCAATGTGTTATTTTATAGAGCTCTTCAAATATGGCTACAAATATGTACTTTATCATCGGCAAccacattattatattatactatagTTGATACCATTGCTTCAAACTACTTGTAGCTTCTGTTAATGTTTGGTATAAAATTTGTTAGACAAAAAAGAATAGCAAGTATGTAGTTCATGATTGAATCAAATTTGACCAAAGCCACATGCTAATTGAAAATAGGTGGAGGAATCAAGAGTGCTGAGTTCCAAACTCAACCGGCAGGTATGCCAATGGCCGTTGCAATGTTGCTTTGCGGTCCCAAgcaaagttatatatatatatatatatatatatatatatatatatatatatatatatatatatatttacacatTATTATCTACATGAGGTCTCAACTCACaatatatcatttattttttaatagattaaaattttaatcatttcgGAGGTTCTTATTTATGTAGAATTGTTTTAAATAggttcttgtattttttttttatttcatttaggTCCTTGtttatgtaaaattgagttaattGAGATCTTACCTTAATTTCAGTAAATGTGTTAAATTTACTGTGTGGTAGCATACTGACAAGCAATTAATTCTGACTTGGCAcactatttaattataaaagacaTAATAAAGCATTGTCTAAATTAATTGCTTCGTCAGCATGCTACGACACAGTAAATTTAACACGTCCACTGAAATTAACGGTAAGATTTcaattaactcaattttataaaaataaagacctaattgaaataaaaaaaaatacaatgatcTATTTGAGACGATTTTGTGTAAATAAGAACCtttgaaatgattaaacctaaattaaactctgaattttgatataaaattataattcttccaaatttaaaacattaacatattttagtctccaaacctaaaaaaaatacactttttttaatccaattatgataaacttttaaatatatttcatggtaacatttgttttgtttatacaATTTAACATGTTCTTactttaatatcaattaaaaaagttatataaacaatttaaaggttaaaataaaatatgtttaagacgtcaaaaaaaagtattataaaaattaaaatgaacatatctcttatttttaaaattaagttgaaaatcaaaatatattaaaaatacaaacaaattttaattttatataaaaattcaaaaattaaaaatatatttaatcttttcttaaCCCTTACGTTTGGTAGTAGAAAATGTGAGATTTTATTAGAGCTGTTAAAACGGGTAATCCAGCTTGACCcggtccgacccaccacgggttgatcatttagtgagtcaacccaacccgactcgtTTATTAGCGAAccagaaaaattcgaatccggcccgatccaccacgggttggtgagtaaacgggttggctcactggcccacttaattacaattttttcctaaataaaaatattataaactttctataattcaaacttaaacaaatttcactcccaaatttcactttcaacatggatgtttaattaattttgaaaatagagaacctaaataattttttcaagctaaaaataataataaatatttttttataaaattaaaattaaattttaataaaataaaattaggttggTGGGTTGGTAGGCCAactcggcccaccacgggttcaacctgtACGAGCCGGGTTGAAATATAGCCTGCataaaaagaatacaattttttcaaattcaactcgactcaaacccgtggtgggccggattGACTCGCGGATTTAACCCATTTTAACAGCTctagattttattattaaagttagaCAATATTGTTGGTAATATAAAACTACAGGTGACTTGTATTTAACAATCGAGATACTTTGGACATTGTTACTATTGATGTATTGATACTTTTGGCAGTTGTCATCTTACAcgtttctaataaaaaataataaaaagtcaaTTATCAATAtccttttatattaattacataacTTCGTgtattaaagataaaagtaaacaaaataatataataataaacgtTTTCAAAAAGTTCTAAgttgaaaattagaaataaactAGTTTGTTTTATaagtacataaaaaatatagacgaaaggatttaaaaaacaaaatatggaAATTGGTTTTAATATGCAACATTTAATTTAGtctattttttagttatttttatacatatttatttaaaaattatttatcttaagTTAGCCCTACCACTATGTAGTGCATCTCAAGATAAATGTTTGAATATATAGGGTTTATGATTCCAAGGGtgaatcattattattttttttttctttttttaatttggaggAAACCGTGTTCCCTCATTCTGTcggaataatataataataggtAATAGTGGTGGGTCTTAAGTTCcacatttcaaaattatatacacATGGTAAAATTAAAAGTTGTAATTATTAATACTATATACTCTTTttactaaacaaaataaaataactatgataaattaataatcagtaaacaaaatattaatgagtAATAAGTGATATCTTCACTTATGAatccattattttttaaattattcttattattaattttctttttagtaaCTTATAAAAATTGATAGTGATTTCACTCATTTTGTATCTTTAAATTAGGTACtgtatttgaaattattatcttgaaataaataatcatattatgaaaaaattattgattgatttaaaattgtaagaaaataatatttaaattattagaaagGCATTACTTTATCACCTTGTTGCCCACACCTTGTTTGCAAGCCCAATtttttgaagaatttaaaaataagaatttttacCATAACATTATTGTAAAGTATATGTTATTTTTGCTGatgtttatgaaataaaattttaccatcATTCAAAATCAACgacatattaataattaatattttaaataaaagagtaaattattcttttatagaTGGTTTAATTTAATAGGAGTGCTTTTTTTAGGTAGGAAAAAACAATAGGTTAGTAGAACCATTATAATATAGTTGAGTTAGTTGGGGATTAGTTAAATCCGCTATTATAGTTATATGCACAtgtgattaattattttcttatagtcttttcttttgtaatgaaTTTTTCTAAGTCTATTAAGTCAAAATGttaattgtactaattttatttgCCATTATGTGATTAATAGGAAAAAATGTTAATGCTAATAATTACTGGATGCATGCATGATAATGTTACTTTTTTAGTccattaaacatttataatcattaaattaaattcatgatTTTCGGAGGAAATGTTTTTCCTTGCACTTTTTGGGtgttttatattctaaaattgagaatttttttatttgcaacagtcaggtttttttatttgaatggaTTTAGGAAAGAGTGATTGGATGGATTTgagagaatttaaaaataattttttgtttatttatttgagtgaatttgaaggtaagtgagcatgaatttggaaataaatttttttaacctatcatataaatcaaatcctacactaattcttacaaattttactttcaaatccatttTCACTTATTTCCAActccactcaaataaataataaaaaaaattattttcaaataatctcaaattcattcaattactTTTCTCCAAATTCATTTAAGTGAATAAGATATAAAGCAAAgtgaaagttgaaaaaaaacatattaaaaaaatttaaaaaattaaatataaatacgaGTTAtgatttacaaaaaaaaaaaaacattttaaaaaaatcgcGCATAATGTtctataaataagtttaattttacgtgatatttatgtaatttttctacattatatatcaataataaatcaCATAAGTGTGATTTTTATATCATAAGTTGCTTGatgatgaatataaatttgcactttattagttaaaagtttactaaatattttatttttaaactttcattttacaaattttatcaatcaatattttttttactatcatattttaatttttgattaataatattaatgtgttaaatttataatagttttatcTTTGGCTTATCATAATTTCAATTTCCGCTTATGGtattaaatgtataataatGTTATCACTCAGTTTTACTGTcatatttaactcatattttataacgatacaaaaaaaaaaaaaaaaagattttgtgaaagaaaaaattgattacGATatcattctattattattattattttgttcatGACACGTTAACATGTCGTTAGGTATTTATGTATTAATTGGCAAAACGGGAATTGATTTATAGATCCATTTCTggtgataattattttaaatatgaaataaattatattggggagaataaatgttaaaaaaaatataaagtaattatatatgtgtgtgacAAAATGTAcacataaagaaaaaactaagtaataaatgtgtgattaaatttaaataaaaataatcatgatTGTTTctgttaataaaaagaatagtaATGAGAAAGGTTGAAAAGAGAGTTTCTCTATAAAGGCAAGAAATAAGGAAAAACATGATACTTTATTCAGTGAGTATCTATTTTCTACATTGAGTGAAGAAAGATGTGATTATGGAGTAAGCGGGAAACATGGAAAaggtgaagaaaagggaaaaggggTTTCAAATTATAACCCTAAATTGCACACTGTTGTGTGTATATACCTTATTATAGGGAAACATTCAAAGCTATGTTCTATGGTTTTCTGACATTCTGGTGGACCTCCAAGCTTTAGTTTCAAAGACACAACCATCCACCTAAAAGGGGATGCATCTCTCATTTCAATTTATGGTCTACCTCAGAATTTCACCCTACTCTATGCTTCATCTGTAACACAGATAATTAACACTGTCAAATCCACCATCATTTCATGTCAAAACTAATAAAGATGAACACAACAGTAAATGTAGCTTCATGCATTGGAATACACAGATTTATACTTACTGATTAGTGGagttttgagaacaaaaaaGCATGCAGCAATGATGATGTAACACAGGAAAAGAACCACTCCTTTCATGTAGTGTGAAGTTCCATCCTATATGAGATGCAATAAGATcatgttagaaaaaaaagaaagaaaatagatatGCAGAATGTGTTATGTTATGCATAGTTTACCTGCAAAGTGAATGCTGTAACTATAATTGTAAAAGCAAGGCAGCCAGTTTCAAGGAGATTGAAATCCAAGTCCATTTCTATACCCATTATCCATGCAACAACCACACTTAATGGAATCTGTCATTCATGATTAGTTTATCAAAATTTGGTgcaataacattatatattttccaCATTCAGACCTTGCATTATACACAATATTAACAACAGTTTAGCCTCACCACAAACATAGAAATTTGAGTTGCAGATCCCATAGCAACACCTAATGATATGTCCTGCAtcataaatatatgttttaagttAAACACATTCGACAAGCTTAACATTAtatgcaaaattgaaaattatgcTTAGCAAAATAATTGATGTGGAAACCATACCAACTTGTTCTTGAATGCGAAAATGATTGAGCCTGCATGCTCTGCAGCGTTTCCCACAATTGGTAACAAAATTATGCTAATGAAGCTAAC
Above is a genomic segment from Vigna radiata var. radiata cultivar VC1973A chromosome 10, Vradiata_ver6, whole genome shotgun sequence containing:
- the LOC106774777 gene encoding 3-oxo-Delta(4,5)-steroid 5-beta-reductase, which translates into the protein MVSVWEEGSASRVPHMAMATTEETNHVAIIFGVTGLVGRELARRLLLLEPSWKVYGIARKPETPPTLISPRYHFISCNLLNPLETQKKLSALQDVTHVFWVTWASQFQLETQESWDQNKAMMSNALNSMLSIAKSLKHVSLQTGTKHYVSLHPPFDEEKLHCYCYHEEFPRMSRSLNFYYALEDLLIEKLSGKVCWSVHRPGLLLGSSVRSTYNFMGSLCVYGAICKHLRLPFVFGGTRKCWEEAYIDGSDARLVADQHIWAATNSDIISSNGQAFNSINGPTFTWKEVWPIVGKKLGVQVPQDMLVENFWFSKAMVGKQNVWEEIVEENGLVHTTVENMANWEFLDALFRLPFKLLGSRDKVDGLGFGERYKTLNSIMYWIDFMRDEKLIP